The window ttcagacatacaagtaacattagaaaaaggagtccccgccccgatgagcttacaatctagatgcCTGATTGATATGTGATGGTGCAGGGGTATATATAGGACCACTGTTTTTTGTTTACTAAGCCCCCCAAAAAAGTGGGCAGGGAAGATGCTTTTCCCTTTTCTATTTCAAAAGTATAAATCTTCAGAAAGTGTGCTTATTTAGCAGAATCAGACACATTATCACTACTCCTCCCCCTCTTTTAGATTGCAGTTGCAGCAGTGCACAACATGTTCCAAGCAGTCAGTGATTATTTAATCTAGGTGGTTAAACTCTGCAGGAACGCCATGATTCTCCTTCTCATTGCTTTGCTAACAGGCAAGTTCCAGGGTCATACTCACACTTCAAGTCTGCTCATTTATGTACACAGACGATAAGGCACCATATGTAGGAGGTGGGGACCTGGTAGTGTGATAATTCAGATAAGCGTTCCTACCACACTGCACACATGCCATGCAGAGTCAAGGATGGTGTGGTTACATACCTAGGCAATGTGCACAGACCAAGGTGACATACAAACGCTCACAGCAATACAAAAGCACAGCTAACTTTTAATTACCTTAAAGAAATCCAGAAGAGCTCAAATACGTGTAATATTAAGAAAATAGAAAATCAATGTACGCAGCAGTCACAGAATAAGTGATAACAATAGCATGATCAGAATTGGCCTGTAggatctctgcccctccttttaATCCCAAGCCGCACCTGCCCTTGTCACAATTTATTCCCGCTCATGCCACGTGTAGGTGGTAGAATCTTGGTACCACAATCCAGTGAGGAGGTTGGTGTCATAGATAGGTGTCTGAGCCCTCTCTGTATTGTGCTGTGATGCAGAAGTGGATGGTGGGTGTCACACGTCTCCCCACGAGTGATGCTGCTATACAGCGAGTAGATGGATGGCACAGATCCTAGTTTCTTTCCCCAGGTGGCGCTACAATGCACAGGAAGTACGTGAATGGGACAGACCTCCGTCCACCCCCGCAAATGGTCTTTGATGCGCACGGAGTAGTTGCATGTCACAGGTTTCCCCTGCTTGGTTCTATGATGCAGAGGTGGGTGTCAAAGCCCCCCCTGGGTGGGAGGCGTCTTGCCCATGATTTTTTTGGAGCACTCCAGCAGGGCGTTGTGTATGTCTTTCGCACAGGAGATCTGAGATTTGATCATGCTCAGGTACTGGGTGTAAGGTAGGCTCTCTGTTTGCACCGCATCTGGTTTGGTGGCAGTGGGCACCAGCGTGGGCGAGTGCTTGGCGCTGTCGTAGCTCTGAGAGAGGCACTCATAGGCGAGACGCTGAGGGAGGGGAATCAGAAACAGGTCAGCACATGAAAGAACAGGAGTATTGccaacccacccgcaaggtcaCTGTCTGAGCTGTCATATCACAAATATGGCACAAAAAATATGGCCACCCAACCTTGGTGGAAATCACATGGTATAGTCTAGTAGTGAACACTACATTCAAACAACAGCAGAAAACTCAATAGAACCAATACTATGCAGTGCCCTCACATGGAGAAGACGGTTACTTAAATTGTTCCAGTAACCAAAAACAATGCGATGTCAACCAAACAGAAGACACCACCACGTCTGTCGCTGCTGAAAACAATCATAATTTAAGGTGGTGCTCACACCTTTTAGTGCTAGGGTGTCCAACTTAAAAATCCAGTAAGCCTCACACTGTAATAGTAGGAGACTACTGTCACCACCATACCAGAGGTTGTACCTGCTCAATACCCATACCCCGAAAGCAACATATAgggtgattttttttctttgataaaatgTAGATTTGCATGACATCTTTAGCGATACCCTTGTCTTGTAGCTTGTAAGAGAGCCTTAAGCCCagtctaaaagggcttcaatagaaacCCTGATTTGGTCtaaggaatccagcagggagctggttaattgcagctagagacaattaaccaatctccacctggctcatcagacagatAGAAAAGCCTTCTTCTTGAATTGCACaggatctcttgagcacagaggaaCTGTGTTGCCAGAGACTGTCTTGAGCACAGGACTGTGCTGTCTGCAAGACATCAGGAACCAGACTTCTATTCCAGGGCACAGCGGAACCTGTCAGAAAGTGGCCCCTcaacagacaccaacccagacccagagactgacacaaaTCACTCCCTGCTTATAGTTACCTCTTTAGATTTTGGGATCATAGGTTGGAAAaaggcttatcctcccagccctgcagagagggactgggaaagtgagttagccaTCACAAAAATAGataggatgtttatttatttttgtgtttcctTAAACTATAGTGTTTAGTGTTTAAAGTGACCGGCTGAttaaaagccatggtttaatttccccaaatctgtctccctggttgtacttCTGCTCGTCTCTTACTGTGCTCCTTCACACATTTGATGTTACTTATTTGTTCAGTAAAAAGACGCTTAAATGGCCAAATAGTCTTCCCCACATAGACTTTACTGCAGGGGCATGTTGGTATGTACACACAATAGTAACTCGGGCAAATCACAAACTGCCTAATTTAAAATTGTTCACCTATAAAACGGGTGATAAAATAACACCTTGTATTTCAATCAGAAGATCCCGCAGGTTCCGGTTCCTTTTAATAAACCATTATATATTTTGATTTCACACTATCTGCAACACCCTTGTCACTTTGtataatgtgccaatgtttattcaCATTTCTTGTTACATCAGTTGCAATGTTTAAAAATGGCTAAATAAAGAGAATGTTTTCCTGTGCTGCTTGCTCTTTTTAATTTTTCTGTTCTAGCTTCCCACTGGACTATCACAATGCTTGGTTTATATCCTCTGCTTAAGAATCTATCCATCATTTCAGTCATTTTGATTTATCTGTCTGATGAATCACTACAGATCCACATTACTCTAAGATTTTGTGAAATGGGCAACCAATCTGATAATCTGGGCGGATGGAAGCTATCGGCCTCAGTGTTGTATTGAGGACAGTAGATGTTTTGGTgatggcaacaaaaaaaaaaactggcggtACTGTAGTTAATTTCTGGGTTAAACACAATTTTCTCATTTATCATATTAATAGTTGACAAATTCCAGTAATGACTCATGGGAGCCCCGCCACGCCACCAGCATGCCACATTTATAAAATGGCAATAGTTTCTAAATATACATTTACTCAAGATATCCCATGAAAAGATTAGCGTGTGACGGTGCAGCAGAGCTCCCTATCACAGTTGGATTTGCAAAAAGTGTCCCATTTTTAATCTGCCCCCGCCTGCCTATGAAAAGCTGGCCACCCCTGCCTGCATCACTTGTAAAGTTTGTGTATAACGAGGAAATATCCCTCGTTACAGGTCAAGCCTCATACTCAAGTGTAGCTAATGtttgtaaaaaatgttttaatatgtaCAACGAAAACTTGGCCATACTTTTTGTATCATATTTGCGGTTTCTGAATTAGTCTTGACGAACAGTTAGACAATTTTGAAGTAATTTTAGTGGTACCTTTATATGCGTTATTTGGTTCATTTGATTTAGAGATTTTTTCCCTATGTAGCGATAATAATCTAAGCAGGCACTGCCCTGGcatcttgatttactgtattctgCAATTTGGCATGGTTTCCACCGACCATTGTAATGCAGAAACTCCAGTGCTACATGTACTCCTTTTAAAGTATGTGAGGTTTCATCTTTTAGTTACAATTTATGCCACTTTCACATCGTTTGCCAGTACCACTTGTGAGGTCCTTCAATCTGAGGTTGAGGGAATAATGATGTGCATGTTTTGTGCCTTCTCTATGTCTTTCACTGGTTATCCTatctatataacaatatatagtgGCATCTATAGGCCAAGCAAGGGTTAATAATGTGGTCCtgtttttgctttattttgcTTTTCATAGTTGGTTTTCATTGTGGTCCTCTGTGGTCACTATTTAAGTATAACTGTTAAATGTCTTACATTGCCTTATAGCACATTCttctaccaccccccccccccccccccattaatatTTAATTGGTGTGATTACTAGTCAGGGATAGCAAATTAGCAAGTCTGTTCATGTATGGACTCATGTGTACTTTGTTTATTGGCTGTACTTGGGTAGCAGGGTGGATCAAATTCATGTATACAGATTATATACAATTTACTGTGGTTATTTGATTGAAGTTGCCACTGACCACTGCTCTCTTCAGGTGAATGAGATCACAAGATTAGAACTGGTATAGTATAAAAGATTGCAGATTGATAGTCACGTTAATCCTTTTTAACATTAGATTTTCTTTATGCAGTCACTCACCCGTACGCAGGTCCTTTTATACATTGTTGTGAGTTTACTGGCCCCTGTTAACAATGTCATGAAATGGCTCTGGATGGGCGGAGTTTTGAGAACACTATATATGTGCACTTCTCATTGTTTGTATGTTAAGTCCTGATGAAGGTGTAAGTGTAGACCGCAATGTTGACTATTTAATACATTTCTTTCCTTTTTCAACCACactttaaataagttatggtgggtaaaaaaagtgacaaaaaccctccactacaTGCTATACcctaaagcaaataaaaatatcacttgtgtgcACAATCacgtctcagacaagtctgcaaccatGGTTTTCACCAGtatctcctagcatacactgtTTCCAGTGCAgctaggaattctgggaaatgacatgcaaatgagcagtttCACCttctgcttcaaatccattttgacatggaccccaaTAATCTTATTTTTACATAAAGCCTGGTGTGCCATTCCCTTTTATGTTTATTCTTCAAGACTGCAATGAATGTGCACCCTGCAGTTTGTTATTTGGTTGGTGTGCAGCCTTTCCCCCCTTCCACATTGCTGTAAATAAAGAACAAAATCAGTGAGGGAGCAAATCAGAGTTGCTCTACAGGATGCGAATTAAATATCAACTATACGGAAATTGCGAAGCAGGTCATTCTATACTGTCTGAAACGGCCATTTTCAGACAAACATGCCCATTCGATTCAATGGCCCCAACCTGCTGCTTCGGACTACATAGAATTAGCCCCTAAATACAAAAAACAGCTTAGTGTGAGCAAACAAAAATGTTACTTCAACTACCTCAGTGTTTGGGAGCCATGTATAAAactcacaatatatatttttttaaatctacttACAGCTGCATCAAACTTTTATATATTACATGTGAATCGTGTAATTCCATCCTGATGGTGCTCTGATGCCAAAGTTTTCCATGTAAGAGCTATGCTAAATAATTTTACTGAGGTTCCTTTTTTTAACTGTAAATCCAAATGTTTCAATGCTTTTATTTTCTAGTTTTTCAAGTTTAAATTATCATTTTGGTGAAACCTTTGTTTTCTTAAAGTGTCGGGACGTCCAAGTTGACAATGACTGACGGAAGGTGTTTTTCTTGTATATGTAAAGGCTTTGGATGGAATTATTGCAATTCATGACACTTATGTCTAGCCACTTACCAGACAGAGCTCCAGCTGGTCACATATGGCATAAAACTCCTCCAAGCTCTTGTCAAAACGATGCACAGGTCCATCTGCGctcttcctgcagggagataAGCAATGAGCCCCTCACCTAcatcttcaaaaaaaaggttggacatctttttagaaaggaaatgtatacagggataaaccagataagtaaacatgggaaagatgttgatccagggagtaatgcgATTGCCaaaatcaggaaggaatttattttccccccttATAAGATATAatcagatgatatttcactggggttttttgtttgccttcctctggatcaataaactgatacaaatgtacaaatataggataaagtatctatctaaatttagcataggttgaacttgatggacgtatgtcttttttttcaacctcatctactatgtaacccctGGAAAGCAGCGCTGATCTGTTATATGTTGAGTAATGACCCCCTGGTATATACTCACTGCCCGTTATCGATGTTGGTGTTCTGTATAAGGTTCTGAGCGGCGATTTTCATGAGGTTCTGAAAGAGGAGAGGAAACAGAAAGTTTTCACAGGAGCTCACATCAGTATCGTATGATTATGTCTCATCTCAACTGGACATCTTGTAATATCACGTTATTTATAGATAGGATAGTGCAATATAGGGCCAACCGAGTTGGCACGAAACGTTGGATTCTTTTTTGTTGTATGCATTAATACAGTATAGATGGGCAACCTTCAAAATTAAGTTGCTTTATACTTGTATAGAACACTACAAGGGACTCACAGCTATTGATAACTTTCTGAGTCGGTATGCCATGGTGCCATATGTACAGGTTATTTCATCTTGTCAGCTATTGATTTCATTTTAAATCAAAACTACTTTTTACTTGatgggtgtttttatttaaagATCTGTGGAACAGCACTGGGGGccaggttcgcccccagctatgccaatctcttcatgggatattgggaggatCAACAAGTGTGTTAATTGTGCACACTAGGGGCGGTATACTTTGGCTGTTTCCTCACGGGAAGATTTTGCTTGACAGGCAAACCTGATGATGAATCTAATTATGATTGCTTTCTGCATGTAAGTAGCCATAGGTAGCTATTGGTTTTGTAAAGACGTTGGTTTTTATGCTGCCATCTGGACAGGTATCCTTAAGGATTTCCATCTGGTTATTATCAATGTTTAACAATTCAGCCTCTGTATCGATTTATACAATGTACCATACTTTAACATTGTGCAGGCACATGCTATTTTAAATCGTTCAATACtttcattaatatatattttttgaccaAATATTGAATATGTTTTTGTTCTCCCCCTTAATGGTGAGTTCCGCCTTATATTATATATCAGAGACTTTTTGCATCCCCTTTCTCAGCGGTCACATTGTTGCTGCACACCAATCATCTCACCTGATGCCGGTTTCTAACTATTTAGGGGCAGAAGCTGCTAGCACcagttaccctttgacaaagCACTTCGGTGTGAAATGTGTTAGGGGGCTCCTGTGCCTGCCGCAGTTAAGGGATTTTAATTAAGCAAAAAACACATTTTTCATCTCTTCACGCCTCGTCTAATTTTGTTGTGCTCTGCTACTACCacttttttcatttttgcattGACCTGTGCAGGAGCACACACATGGAGGAGTTCCGGAGACGCtgctgtgacgggagggggtaaccatgtCAATAAAGATCAatccctctggttacccctgaacccgTAGGGTTCCTGGTACCTCCATAAGCCAGGGATGATACATGTTAGGAAAAACAGGGTCATTTTATTTCCCATTTCATGTTCCCTGTACCCCATGCTCATGAAACTTTCTGTGAGTTTTAGGTgtgatatttgggtaagaatgcaattattttgattgcaggagttcgggaaccggagctaccggtagtaccttaattctacccgACGTGTCAGTACACAAGtagaattacaccagggctgccctgTGTCCCCCGGACTCCTGCTTTTCGAGCCCCGAAATCCCAGTTCTATATCCAGCACAGCCATGAGTCTCCAcaaggtcccccatgtattaaaatgtgTTTCAATGTTTTATACATTATAAGGCTATATGTAGCTTGTCTGGGCGACCAGTTACGGTGCCAGCAAGTCTACATGGGGTCCGTACTTCAAAGGAGAGAGGATGTCCAGGAGGTGTGAATGCACTTGGTGAATGAGAAAAGGCGAATGGCCAGGTCCGGACTACAAAGGGACACAGTTTGTTAGtgtcagacctggtggagccggcCTGGCAGGAGGCAATGAGTTAGCCAGAGAGGAAGTAGCCATATAGTCTGATCCTcttggctaaaatcatatttcccgctcatCTGGCTTTCGAGCCTCTGTGGCACGCCTACTCCCCTGACGTCAGTCGAGgccctctttctattggctgtcAGAGAGGGATTCCGCTTCTCTgttggctgctccttcccccctccgttctggggatagcccagcaGAGTGTATGAAAGGTGCTgaccaggagagagaggagcgccACCAATCGGGAGTCGAAGCtacggcgggcttttcaaagttgctctgttcgaaatagCTGAGCGACCGGCTACATTTTAAATCCTGAAAAGCttgccaagttctcaaaatcgaacaaGCGGTCATGGTCACGATTTTCTGCTGGAATCAGTTCCAGGGGATTCAGGACTATgtcccggtcaggattttctgcTGGATTTCAGTCCAGGACGTACAGAACAAGGTTCTGTTCGGGGTAAGCATATGCAAgcggcaccctgcacctaggaaatgGTAGATCTCACTCCCCAGagcccagtaagtgtgtatatttttgtatttgtgtatttCCGAGGTCTTAGCCTAATAAACCTAagtttatttcactgccttgttttgcctattgactcatcccttaaatataaatggcgtTAAGagtcctggtctaccgtgacagccgCACGTCAAGGAGAGTTATTGCACACAGCAACCGTGAGTGCCTCATTCATTTTCTGCATGCGGGGTATATTAGCCAGTGTGGTTACCGgtcgggacacacacacatacatacatacatacatatatatatatatatgtgtggtgagcactcgttacacaaagtgatggcagtgatggtgatatatatatatatatatatatatatatatatatatatatatatatatatatatatatatatatatacaaatacaactgtatgctttcctgtggagggtttttgtcactttttttactcaccataacttaactcagtattatggtatatatatatatatatatatgtgtgttatgctgggtaaaaaaaagtgacaaaaaccctccacagtaaagcatatagcaactgtaaatattcctgtatgtccatttgcatgtcttagacaggtctgccaccctgtctttcaccattatcacccagcacacagcacttccactgcagcaagggattctgggaaatgacatgcaaatgagcacacagtgacaccttttatctcaagctcctattacagagcaacccttaagccaatgtatgctgctttaaacacagcttttaagcaaaggctggggtaagatgcaaagccagtaaacccactcacatgcaaatgaacatacaggaatatttacagttgatatatagattatatatatatatatatatatatatatatatatatatatattatatattatagtgttcgacaaacctatacatttgatcgccccgggcgagtggatttaacccccgggcgagtaaatattggcccaagcagcacacgtttggtactaggtggcgattGACTTTCATATACATGGAGATACTCAATTTTTGGCTATGGTAGCACCGGTCATAGGACTCTACTACGGAAAAGATGAAATTAGCCTATATAAATGGCACCATGGCAACACAACTCAGAAAGTAATCAATAGCTGTGAGTCCCATGGAGTGTTCTATACAAGTATAGAGCAACTTAATATTGCAGGTTACGCATCTATAAATATCTTTCCAAGTGATCCCGGAGATGGAGTCTATCCCTAGATTTCTCCATTACTTCTTTGTGCTGTCTGAAGCTTgtgaattatcttcacattttgggtccaagtttcacatccatatgtgagcaggGGCAGACTACACTGGTTGAAAACATTCTTCTTGAGGCACTGTGGATTTCCCTTGAAATatggtcttgtttcttccaaatgtgctccatctCATTTTCATTCTCAtattgatttaattcaaaaggttcCTGGCCATTGTTATTTgccagccaaggtagacatagtctgaCTTTTTCTAGTTCTTTTCCATCACTttgtgtaacgagtgctcaccacaaacaggacaggaccacaaggctgaggtggggatagtgatatacaccgacctacaaccacgTAACCGCGTGCAGAGTGatggtcgtgtagccgggtcagggtaggagaggtcagaatagtcgtgatactcaacgtggtctaggattggaggtcggatggtcgttgtgcaTAGCCGCGGTCCAGGAGtcgagaaggtgggagtccaaatacaagccaAGGTCacgggtcagagaaggcagcggtccgggtacaagcagaggtcaaaagGTAACAGAAATCAAGGCAGAATGCAAGAGCAGAGCAAcaacaggatgcttgaggcaagcacttcgaaaaataaaaaacagaagtttatgctcagccaatttgcctttGGCTGGCTGAACATATAAGGAGCAGGTAGCCAATGGGAAGTTTTGCAGGCAATGAGTCATGAATAATTACAGATAGGATGTCCAGTGATAAGCAGGGGCGAAATGCACCGCAGGTGTGGAGTAACTGATGTTGTTAATCGCATGTCCCTGGGATGCGGCGCCGGCGTGGAGTGTGAACTGGAGCGCCCTCCGTTGCGTCACGGGATGCGGTGCGTTGGCGAAGCCTAGGTCCGGTCCTGGTAGTGGGAATGTGGTGCTTGCGCGAGAAGCGTCACCCGCGACATCACAGGGGCGGGGCATAAGACCGATCCGTGAGGTGTCCCCCCGACTGACAGCACGACTCCTATGCAGAACCTCAGAGTGAGGTGCGTCACCCATCCAGTCGCAGGATGTGTCACGGGGGCGGGGCCGAGGTCCAATACTCACACTTTGGTCTTGAAGAGATGCATACGAAGAcccacattcttacttgctttggTGAGTTCTCCAATTTGTTACTGGATGTCTTCTGAACTTGTggtaaaaataacaatgtcatctgtaAATCATAGGCGACTCAAATATTCAGTTGATTTTGATTAttttttcttcccaatctaatgtcttgaacaattatTCAAGTGTTGCCGTAAAAAGCTTTGGTGATATGGGGTCTCCCTGTCACGCCTTATCTTGCTCGTATCATGCAATTTAATGGTTGATGTTGCACTTAgtaaaatgttctttataatatcaatgtacgcttgTTTGACATTgtgtcttcttaatgcatctagGACCACTGAGgtatagacagaatcaaatgttttttgttttgtaatctatgaatcctaacatgagtggtagatcatattaattacttcttgtacgacttggatgtgGCCATTTTGTTATATTCATTGTGAAATcccgcttgttctctaggctgagcAAAGTCCAGGATCTGTTGTAGCCAATTAGTGAGTATCTATGTAAAAATGTTGTgattcttgtggatgaggataactatggcattctTCCATTGCTCTGGAATTTTGCGGTTCTTCAAGCAgaatgtaaagagttttgcaaggattttttctacttcttccccagcctctttcaagatttcagttgtaattccccAGGAGCCTTCTCATTCTTCATTGGTTTTTATTACTTTTGCCACTTCTTATGAAAGGacgcatggtacatcattggtggtttcttcttgcttgtcctctgctggattatgccttGCGTTATCAGTGTTACTGTACAATTTCATatagaagtcctcaactctcttcATGATAAGCACACTGCCTTTTATTGTTGATCTATTGTctttgtttgagtgcaatgatttgcttcttctcAATTATAAATCGCTACAATCATTAAACCTGCCACCACAAGTGCACAAGTAGCCACCATCCCACCACTTTGAGGCAGTGAAATAAGGATTTGGGTGGAGTTTAtgaaatttttatatatatatatatatatatatatatatatatatatatatatatatatatatatatatatatatatatatatatatatatatatatatatatatatatatatctccaagaAACACACCAGCATTCTCCCCATGTACCTTATGTTTCTAGTTTCCTCTCCTCATAGATTGAAAGCTTCTTGGACCAGAGAGCTTGcaaccccattgtactgcgctgtggatgTTAGCGTCTTATAACTGATGATAATACTGTCACTCACCTGCAGGCTCTCTTTGAGCTGAGGTATCAGCATCTTGTATCTCTGCACTGGGTCGAAATCCTGCTGCTGCGTTTTAGATGAAACGTGTAGGGCTAGGAGGAGCTATACTTATTCATGTATGCACTGCATCTCTGACCCTTTTCTTAATATATCTTCCGCAAAAGTTAACTTGTGTCAGCCTCTCATTTTTTATGCACGTCAACCCCCTAAACACCTGCGCTGGAGGCTCTTTCAGAGTGCCTCTAATCAAATCTGCAGCTGAGAAGTAGAAGGTGTGGAGAGTGTGCTAGCTCAGGTGCTGTGAGACAGTAA is drawn from Ascaphus truei isolate aAscTru1 chromosome 7, aAscTru1.hap1, whole genome shotgun sequence and contains these coding sequences:
- the MED29 gene encoding mediator of RNA polymerase II transcription subunit 29 isoform X1 gives rise to the protein MAATMNPAQQQPPPPPPQQQQQQQQQQQPPPQQQQPQPPTQQPPPQAGVGASGCGGQLQQQQQLQQQQQQQLALQQQDFDPVQRYKMLIPQLKESLQNLMKIAAQNLIQNTNIDNGQKSADGPVHRFDKSLEEFYAICDQLELCLRLAYECLSQSYDSAKHSPTLVPTATKPDAVQTESLPYTQYLSMIKSQISCAKDIHNALLECSKKIMGKTPPTQGGL